In Carassius carassius chromosome 2, fCarCar2.1, whole genome shotgun sequence, the DNA window GGCCAAAATACATGAAGGATGTTGATCCGGACTTACAGGGATACTTTCCTGTCCGACATGAGCTCGCTGACGTGGATGGATGTATTGTCAGAGGAACATACCGTCTCTTGGTACCTGAGTCACTACAGAAGAAACTCATAGAACTGGCACATGAATCACATCAAGGGATGGTCCGGACGAAGCAAAGACTTAGGCAACTGTACTGGTGGCCAAAGATGGACAATCAGACGGAAGCTTTGATACGTAACTGTCAGACGTGCAACCAAAATGACAAATCTGCGGTGATACATAATGCTCCTCTCAACCCTGTTGAATTGCCTTCTGCTGCATGGGAAAAGGTCTCCATAGATATTGTCGGGCCATTCGAAACTGCACCATCAGACTGCAGATACGCAATAACTCTCGTGGACTACTTCAGCAAATGGCCGGAAGTCGCTTTCGCGTCCAGGGTTGACACATCTACAGTTAAACAGTTCTTGATTACTGTTTTTTCTAGAGAAGGAAATCCAAAGGAGTTGGTCTCAGACAATGGACCTCAGTTTATCTCTGCTGAGTTTTCTGAGTTTCTGAGAAAGAGAAACATAAGTCATTTCAGATCTGCTGTCGATTATCCACGTGCGAATGGAGAAGTTGAGAGGTTCAACAGAGTTCTGAAAGACTGTCTACAAACTGCTTCAATTCAAGGAGAACCTTGGAAGACGTTCACTCAAACATTCTTGATGGACTATCGAAGTACTCCTCATGCTACTACAGGAGTTACACCATCTGAGTTACTCCATGGTCGATGTATGAGAACCAAGTTACAAATCATGGACTTTCCAGTAAAAGAAGCTGACAGAAACTTGATACGAGAACACGTGAAAGTGAAACAAGACAAGGTTAAACGGTACACTGATGCCAGGAGAAATGCAAAGCCCTCAAGATTCCGACCTGGTGATCTAGTGCGAGTTAAGAAACCTTGGATGGTAAAGAAGGGTGATCAGAAGTTCACACATCCAAAAGCTGTTGTACAGAAGAAAGGTGAAGATTCTTACCTGCTTGATGATGGTAAGGTGTGGAATGCCTCACGTCTTGCTGAAATGCCGAAATCAAGTGGAAGTGTTACTCCTACTGAGGTACAACATGGAACAACAACAAGTCTGTTAAATAGGTCTGTTAGAGTTAGACAAAAACCCGTCTGGACCAAGGACTATGTTTTAGATATGTAAGGAAATGCAGAACTTGAGATGGTAGAgttaatatttgaatgaaaaaaaaacacgaaaagtaaaatttattttgttgtttcaaaatacttttattctttattttgttatttctgTTGTGATCTACCTACAGTTGTATTCTTTCTGAAAAGGGGAAGATGTTGTGTCCTCTCTATCTATTGAATTGCTATAGTAGCATGTCCACTAGGTGGCACTGATGTGTTTACATGTTCAACTAATGTAAGAGcggagaagaagaaagaaaagaaatgctAAGCTACtgcttgtgtgtgtctgtgtttttatCGATTCCTACTCCAACTTAACATCTAGGCACTATACATAGCctaaactaaattatttcattatatttattatatatgctaGCTATATTCTAACTAGGCATAAGGAGAttataatcgtgattaatcgcatcaaaaataaaagtttgtatttacataataaatgtgtgtgtactctcactgtgtatatataatacacacatgcTTGTGTGTAAGTCCAAAGATGGGGGCTAAACCCCGTCTTCCAATGCTAGTGACGTCTCTTGCCCAATTGTGTAATGTATGGGGtttatgttaatttaaacatCCTATTTATGTGATCCAAAAACAGCCTTCTTTTTTTGGAGAAATGTAATCTGAACAAATGCATTTAATTCGACAGATGAGTCTTTACAGTTCATTTCAGACATCTGCTTCAGTTTAGACCTATGGGTTAACCAAGAGAAACCATACCATTCTCATTCATAGAGCTGCCATTATGACATCTGTATGTAGAATATGGGCAGCTATATACAGGTGCTGATCATaacattagaatatcatcaagtttatttcactaattccattcaaaaagtgaaacttgtgtaatatattcattcattacacacagactgatatatttcaaatgttactttcttttaatttatgatgattataactgacaactaaggaaaatcccaaattcagtatctcagaaaattagaatattacaaagaaaggatttttagaaattttggccaactgaaaagtatgagcatgaaaagtatgaaaatgaaaagtatgagcatgtatagcactcaatacttagttgtgactcctttcccctgaatgactgcagcaatgcggcgtggcatggagtcgatcagtctgtggcactgctcaggtgttatgagagcccaggttactctgatagtggccttcagctcttctgcattcttgggtctggcatatctcatcttcctcttcacaatatcccacataTTTTCTAtgaggttaaggtcaggtgagtttgctggtcaattaaaaacagggataccatggtccttaaacctggtactggtagctttggcactgtgtgcaggagCCAAGTCCTGTTGGGAAATTaaatcagcagcaggaagcatgaagtgctctaaaacttcctttgtctgtgcgtagtggttcttgaagcacttctcctctctgttaatgtgcttggacacagagttcTGTAAACAgacagcctcttttgcaatgaccttttgtgtcttgctctGCTTGTGCAACGTGTCAGTGGTCATCTTTTGAaccaactgtcaagtcagcagtctttctCATGATTGaatagcctacagaactagagaccatttaaagttatgtgacatacagccaattatggttacccatactcagaattggtgcaaAGTGCACACCCGGGGCAGTGGGTAAACTGGGTATCATttgtgctgcggcgcccggggaacagttgggggcTCGGTGCGTTGCTCAAGAGCacttaagtcatggtattgccggcccaagactcgaacccacaaccctaaggttaggagtcaaactctctaaccacttggCCACGACTTTGCAGCTGTTtggagttaattagctgattagagtgcgGCACCAAGTGTCTTCAAtactgaaccttttcacaatatcctAACcatttctgagatactgaatatggcattttccttagttgtcagttataatatcaaaattaaaagaaataaacatttgaaatatatcagtttgtgtgtaatgaatgaatataatatacaagtttcactttttgatattctaattataatgACCAgcgcctatatatatatatatgtatatatatatatatatgcacacacacacatatacacactttGTGGAGAAAGtgtatttttcagattttattaatttttaatcagGATTCTGTTGATCCTTGATTAGAAGTTAACCAAAAGGGTAAAACCTAGTGTTAAACGAAGTAGTTAGCGGTTTAGCATAATGACACTTAAAATACGTAGTTAAATAAACAGTATTGGTTGTGTGCTGTAACCACTCATATTGTTGTATTGCGATAAAACGCTAAACCTctacaaaattttaaattaaaccaTTCACGCGGTGAGCCTTGACTCCACACCACGGTCAGAAGCTCTTTCAGTGAGAAGAtgtgtggctcttaaaagagcctttgtgtGTTGAGCTGCAGCGGAGCTCTACTTGGAGCTGGTGTACTTGGTGACGGCCTTGGTGCCCTCAGACACGGCGTGTTTGGCCAGCTCCCCGGGCAGCAGCAGACGCACGGCGGTCTGGATCTCTCGGGAAGTGATGGTGGAGCGCTTGTTGTAGTGAGCGAGACGAGACGCTTCACCGGCGATGCGCTCGAAGATGTCGTTGACGAAAGAGTTCATGATGCCCATCGCCTTCGAAGAGATCCCGGTGTCAGGATGAACCTGCTTCAGCACTTTGTACACGTAGATGGCGTAGCTCTCCTTCCTGGACTTTCTGCGCTTCTTTCCTCCTTTCGCGGCGCTCTTCGTGACGGCCTTCTTGGAGCCTTTCTTCGGCGCGGGCTTTGCTGGTTCAGGCATGATGCTGCTGGAGATCAAAAGCTCACGAGACAATGATGAGAAAGAGCGGGACAGAGGCATTTATTGACTGGTCTATGCTAATTATCAGAGAGACAGGGAAGCTTCTGATGGCGTGTTTTCATTGGTCAAACCCACGAACTCGTGTTTAATTGGACAACTCGAAGAATAACGGCTGGAACGAGGGCCAATCGCATGCGGCTAGATTATAACTCCGCCCACCGCACCATGTTTGCCCGACACCCCCCACCGACTCCGTTTCCTTTGTTTAGTTCCCGCTCTTTTTGTTACAATGAATCAGTCTCAAATATCACACAGTATATAAAATTGTGTAATTTGTGCAATTCCTTATTAACTCATTAAGAGAATTAGACCGTTTTATTCTCTGTTCTGTTTCACTTCTCAAACTTAAGCGGTTTTCTCTTTACTTTAATAATAGCTTTGAATCAAAAGAAAGACTAAACAAGCAAATGAAAATGCCCAATGAAAGATTTTCATTACCAGAGCTCCTACAGCAATATGTAACACCAACtccaatttagaaaaaaatcaaataaaattgcaaaaatatatatatattctctgtaTGTTTATACACCAGAAATTTGTTTTGGTGACAGTAGTTTCCACAGAACAAAGACGATGATAAAGCaaacagaaataaacaaactACATAACAGTTCGACATAAAATATGTCTAAAATTCTCGGTGAATTATACAAACCAACATTAAACTTCAATATACTTAAACTTCGTCTCtttaagtgagagtgtgtgtggctcttaaaagagccgttgGGTTTGTGGTTGTGGTCTTTTATCCTCCGAAGCCGTACAAGGTGCGTCCCTGTCGTTTGAGCGCGTACACAACGTCCATGGCGGTGACGGTCTTTCTCTTGGCGTGCTCGGTGTAGGTGACGGCGTCGCGGATCACGTTCTCCAGGAACACCTTCAGCACACCGCGGGTCTCCTCGTAGATCAGACCGGATATGCGCTTGACTCCGCCGCggcgagctagacgacgaatggcgGGTTTGGTGATTCCCTGGATATTATCGCGCAGAACTTTACGGTGACGCTTAGCGCCTCCTTTCCCGAGTCCTTTACCGCCTTTGCCTCTTCCAGACATGATGAAGCTGTTTCTTGTTTCAGCCCAGCGTCGAAAACGAGCAAGAGAGGTGTACTGCAGGGAGGTTCTTTACATCTGCTTACAGGACCGGAATGAAACCAGCGCGCGTCACATGACG includes these proteins:
- the LOC132111434 gene encoding histone H2B-like, which gives rise to MPLSRSFSSLSRELLISSSIMPEPAKPAPKKGSKKAVTKSAAKGGKKRRKSRKESYAIYVYKVLKQVHPDTGISSKAMGIMNSFVNDIFERIAGEASRLAHYNKRSTITSREIQTAVRLLLPGELAKHAVSEGTKAVTKYTSSK